The Chryseobacterium phocaeense genome includes the window ACCACAGATACTTCCTGTACGGGTATTTCGACGGCTAATTTTGCACTGACAAATCTAAATGCTGCAGGCGGAAATACCATATCTTCCAATGGTGCACTTACTGCGGGAAGAAACGGATACTATTACTGGTCTGTTAATATTAAACAGTTTATGCTCAGAAAATCATACAATCCGGCAATATATCCGGGAATGCTCACTTATGCTTTCCAATTGGGATCTACAGGAGCTAGGGGCTGGCAGTCAAATAATTTTTCGGGATCGGTATATCTCAATCAGGGGCAGACTTCCGAAGGCTTTACCTGGGATCTTGGCGGAACTTGTGTTGCAGATGATCAGATTGGCGAACAGCAGGTTATCTGGATCTACATGGGAGAATAAGTTTCTAAAAGTTTTAAAGAATTGAAATCATGACAAAATTAAATAAACAACTCAGTTTTATCTTTCTTTTTGCTGCTTCTTTTATGTCTTCTCAAGTCGGAATAGGATTAGCAAATCCTCATCCTTCTGCAGCCCTGGAATTGGCAGGTTCAAATAAAGGTTTGATTCTGCCTCATGCAGCATTAGTTTCAAAAACAGATATTACAACAATACCGGATCCTGCGGCAGGACTAGTCATTTATAACACCAATAACAGTGAGGTATCCATACCCGATAATATAAAAGTGTATGCGGATATTCCGTATGTCTTCAACGGAACACAGTGGCAGGATATGATGGATGATGTAAAAATCAACACATTTATTACCTTGCCTGAAGTATTTGCAAAAGGGAGGAAAACAACGACAGGTACGTCCTGTAGCAATCTTAACGGAGCTTCATTTGCATTAAATTCCAAAGATGCAAATATTGGAGATGACGGCTCTATTGTAGCGGATAAAACGGGATTTTACAAATTCACGATCAGTACAGGAATTACTGCTCAGGCGTTGCAGTACAATCCTGTTTTGGCTTATTTGGGTGGAACGGATTCTAATGATATCAGGTTTTCTTTTGCATTCAGAGGCGAACCGGCCAGCTATGCGAACCGAAATGTCTCCTATTCTTCGGTGGTTTTCCTTAATGCAGGAGACACTTCAGGCTATTTTCAGTGGATTTTGGGAAACAACTATACTTGTGATCCGGGGACCAAAATCAACCAGCAGGAAGTTATCTGGCAATATTTGGGAAATCTCTGATGATTCCGTTTACATATTGATTTGATTTTAAAGAGCTTCATTCGTGAGGCTTTTTATTATTTAATTTCTCCCCAAACTGTATTTTTCATAAAGTTTGATGAGCTCTGCAAGGTTTTGTACCTTCAGTTTTTCATAGATTCTTTTTTTGAAAGTGCTTATGGTGGACATTTTAAGATCCAGTTCATTCGAGATTTCAAGATTTCCGTTGCCCAGTGCCAATAATTCAAAAATTTCCAATTCTCTTTTGGATAAATTTTCCAATGGCTTTATTTCCTTTCTGTTATGGATAAGAAGATGAGCAAGCTCCTGAGAATAGTAAAATCCCTGCCTGAAAATCATAGTGACCGCTTCCACTACATTTTCGCTTAGCTGTTTGTTGAGATAACCGTCTGCGCCTTCATGAATGTAGCGTAAAGCAGTTTTTTCATCACAGGCGGAGAACATCATGATTTTTAATTCAGGATCTATACTTTTCAGCTCTTTTATCATATGGAGATAAATAGTTCCGGGCATATCGATGTCCAGCATTAATAGGTCGTAACGGGTTTCAGTAATTTTTTCTTTTACATTTTCATAGTTTTCAGTAAAGTCTATCTCCAGATCTTCATAGGCAGAATGCAGCAATAAAGAAGCTCCCATTCTTACCACATAATGATCGTCGGCAATAAGTATTTTTTTCTGCATTACCTCTGGTTTTGTATGATTATTTCTACTTGGGTTCCTGCGGGAATTTGATGGGTAAACATTATTTTACCCTCTGATTTTTTCAGAAGCTGGATCACAAGATGAAGCCCGAGTCCATGATTTTTAAATGAAGAAGGTTTTTTTTCAATATCATTCATCAGGTTATTGTAATAGTCCAGCAGCGTATCACTCATTCCTTGTCCGGAATCTGAAATGTTGAAGATTATACAATTATGTTCCTCTCTGGCATCCAGGATAATATTTCCTCCTGAAGTGTTTTTTACCGCATTATCCAGTAAATTATGAATAATAGCCGCCAAAATACTTTCATTAAAGTGCAGTTTAATATTTTTCGATGAATTATTAATGATTGTGGTGCCTTTTTGAAAGGCAATTTCCTCAAACAATTTCCGTTTTGTTTCCAAAATATCAAAAGCAGAGTAAATATTTTTCTGATATTTTACACTTTCATTATTGAATAATTCCGTATAGTTTTTAAGATTTAAAGTAAATTTATAAAGCTCTTCCGAAGATTTGTAAATGGTATCAAAGTACTGCTTCTGCAGTTTTGGATTATCAGTTTCGGATAATTTCTGAGACATCGCTGAAAGGTACTTGATCGGTGTCGTAATATCATGATTGATGGTCTCAATAAGATTTTTCTGATATTCAGTTTCATTTTTAAGCTGATGCTGGGTAGTTTTCAGCTCATCATTTTTCTGATGTACAATTTTCTTTAACTGATTGTTTTTAACGGTTAAAATTCTCGTCCTTAAAAGAATGATAAACAGGATCAAACCTAAAAATAAAACAGAAATGAGAACCCTGAACCAAATGGTCTGATAAAAAAGCGCCGGAACATGGATGGAAATTTTTTTGTAAGCAAATTTTCCTTCCGGTGAAATTAAAATCCGGATTTTTAAAGTATAATTTCCCGGAGAAAGATTGTTTAATGTAAATTCTTTACCTTTCAGTTTCTGCCATTTTTCAGGCTGGTCACCTTGCTGAAGACTGGTTTCGATGTAAAGATTATCATTGTTGGAATAATAAGGGATATCGATGTAAACAGAAGCCAGATTAAAACCGTTTTCAAGATTCAAAATGTCTTTAAAATAAACAAGATCACCTTTTGATCTCGCTCTTTCTATATAAATATTCTCAGCTTTTGGGTAATAGGAGGGAACTTTAAGGGGATCGAAAAATACATATCCGTCCATGGAAGGAACTACAAAATCGCCATTATCCATCTTTGTAAAAGAATTGACCGCACCATTGAATTCATTGATATTGAAACCGTCTTCTTTGGTGTACCGGTAGTAAATAACCTTTGTTTTATTGTTTTTTGCGTACTCAAGAAGTGTATTTTCCGGAATTTTAAATAAGCCGTTATTACTTGAGATCCACAGATATCCTCTGGAATCTTTTACCAGATTATTGGGATAAGACAGATAACCTCCTTCATCGAAAGGCATTTGGATAAATTTGTTGTTTTTAAAAAGATACAGACCTTTTCCTCTGGTTAGAATCCAGATATTTCCGTCTTTTGTTATAATTGTACTCTTTAAGGAAAGATTGGGTATATTTATTTTTTTTATTGTTTTTTCGGATAATGAGATGACATGCATTTTATTATCACAACCCACTAAAAATTCATCTCTGTTGACCGGAATAACAGTGCTTACTTCCGATTTGAAAGTAAAATCCCCAAGAAGATTCTGTAAACTGCCGTTTGAGTAAATTTTTAGATAAAATTGTGTTGCGTCTCTTGCTTTTAACAGATAAAAATCTTTTTCTTTGAAGATAGCAGTAGCTTTATTATTTTTGCCAATATCTACCGAGTCGTATTTCTCATAATTGTATTTTAAAAGTCTTCTGTAAATTTTTCCGTTTTTAGGATAGAGAATATTATTGCTTTCATCATAAACAAGGCACCATTCATCTACCGTATTAAAATGATAATCTTTGATCAAAGAATTTTTGTCGTAAACCCTTCCCTGAAAGTTGATGATTTTATCCTTTCCAAAAGGAAGTACGGAATATTGCACCCGGTTTTCCAACCTGTGATCTGCTTTCGGAGTAGAAAATGATGGTATTTTAATGATATTCAGTCCCTTATTTAATGTTCCTACATACATTGTATTATTTTCCTTGTCATACAACAAGCTGTAAATCATGGAAATATCAATATCATTGTTTTTCAGTTCGAGAATAGGAGTAGTTTTCAAATTTCCATTGTCAAGCTCAGAGAAATAAATTTTTCCTTTATTAATAATAAAGTTCTGCTGATTCATATCCTGCCAGAAAATCTTACTTGACGTATCACGATACAACGGATTATCATCATGAAATACAGAAATATTCTCTTCAGAAAACTTTAAAATTCTTTTATTTTTAACATCTCTCAAAAAAAGCAAGTCACCAAAACGGAAAAAATTTTTCTGGTCTTCCTGTTTAAATTTAATGGGAATTTTTTTTTCTTCTCCTGAATTTTTCCTGTAAATAATACTTTTGCTGTCAAAGAAATAAGTTCCTTTCTGAAATTTTATAAATCCGGATTCTACAGTGTTTGCGGAATTATTTTTAATAAAACTGATGTATTCCTGATTGTTGAAAACAATTCTTTCCGCTACATCCTTTAATAGGGGAGATTTCCTATCTGTCACCGTAATTTTTCTATCCCTTATAATAAGATATTGAAACTGTCCGGAATTGGGTAATAAAATATGATCTGATTGTACATTTCCCAAAAAATTTGCGAAACTGAAATTGGTGAGCTTAAGATTGTTATAATTGATAAAGGCTTGCCCGTCGTACCTTAAAATTCCGCCATCTGTACAGATCCAGATAAAACCATATTTGTCTTTTACAATATCTTTTATGCTGTTTTGAGGCATGCCGTTATCCGTATTGTACCATATGGAAGAATACTGCTGACCGAAAACCGTAAAAATGAGTAATAGAGAGAGTAGAAGTAGAAATTTCCTCATTTATTGGCGATATATTCAGATTGCAAAGGTACAATGAACATTTAACATAATTTTTAGTTGTTGTAGAATTCTTTCTACAGCCGGTAGTTTTTTCTCTATAGAAAAAATTTAACCGAAGTTTTTTTTGCGATTAAATTTACAACATTGAATGTGATTAAATTAAAATTTTTAATTAATAAAATAAAAAGAATTAAAAAAATAAAGTACAGCAACGCAAAGATCAACAACCATGAAAAACAAATTACTTTTACTTTTTCCACTCGCCGTTTTCGGAATGTCCTCTGCGCAGGTAGGTGTGGGAAATCCAAATCCATCCGTACATCTTGATGCAAGAGCAGCAACGGGAAATTCTGCCATAGCTTTCGGAAATACCAACCAAACAGCAGCTGCCGCCGGAGCCGGAGCTATGAAGTATGATAATACAACAAAGCAGATGTTTTACAGTGACGGTACATCCTGGGTATCTATGGCTGCAAACGAAACTACAACGTCTTTTATTCCCCGAGTGGTTGCTTCCGGAAGAGCAGCCGGAACACAAACTGCAGTAGCAAATAATGTGTATAATAAATGGGGTTTTTCACAGGTTTATACCAATGACGGCAGCTGGAATCCTTCCACAAGTACCTATACTGTGGCAGCAGGAAAAGATGGGTTTTATCAATTTTCACTGGCTGCCGGTATTACCAGTAATAAGGGAGCCAATGCTTCAAGCTGGCTAATAAACATTAATAATGGAGCACAGTTTTGGACCCTCACTTCTACTAGTAATGTTCAGGCAGCAGCTCCCTCATATCGGGGAGGCTCGGTAACCGTATTTTTAAATGCCGGTGCTGCCATTACCTTTGGTTCAAAACATTGCACAGGATGTAATTCGGGAGCTGAAGAATCTTACACTATTGAACAAGGTGCAACTTTTACCATTACAAGTTTAGGTTCAAATTAATAAAAATATAATGAAATTTCCCCTCGTTTTTCATTATCATTAAAAATACAAATGTCTATATAAAAGTTATTTAGGAGCCCGGCATTCCCGCGTGTTTAAATAATTCAATAATTTAGCCGGGCAAAACTGGAATTTTAGGAGTCAGATAACGATAACGTTATTTGACTTTTTTTTACATTCTATAATAGGAGGGTTGATTTGTTCGACGAAAAAGCAGCTACTGTAAAAGATAATTGCTGATAAACTTGATGAAGAAGATTATAGGAGGTTAAAAGACTTACTGTCAGTATAACAGTGGATTAAGAAATAAAAAAACCGACATCGAAGTGGATCTTCAAATGTCGGCCTTGTACCCGGAGCCGGGCTCGAACCGGCACGGTTTCCCACTGGTGTTTGAGACCAGCGCGTCTACCAATTCCGCCATCCGGGCATGTGTTAAATTGGTGTGCAAATATAGAAACTTTTTTTAGTATTCAAAAGCTTTTTGGAGGAAAATTTTAAAATTCTATTTCCAGTCCGTCGTAGGCCAGATGCATTCCTTCCGGAAGCTCCTTATCTTCAATATCATGCAGCCCCAGATGATGACTGATGTGGGTAAGAAATAATTTTTTGGGCTGAAGTTCTTTAAACAGGGCAATCACATCGGCCAGTACAAAATGGGCAGGATGCGGATCGAATTTCCTGATGCAGTTTAAGATCAGCACGTCCAGATTCTTCAGTTTTTCCTTTTCGGTGTCTGAAATAAAATTCGCATCGGTGATGTATGCAAGATTTTTAAACTTGTACCCGAAGACGGTGATTTTATAGTGAATCACCTCAATGGGTATAATTTCCGTATCCAGAACATGGAAAGGTTTGTTTTCAATTTCATGAAGTTCAAAAGCCGGAGCGCCCGGATATCTGACATCCGTGAAAGCATAGGGGAAACGTTTTTTGATTTCATGACCAACTCTTTCGTAACAGTAAATCGGCATATCTTTTCCGCTCTTAAAAATGAGGGGTCGCATATCATCCAATCCGATCACGTGGTCGTTGTGTTCGTGCGTCAGGAGGGCGATATCTACATTATTTTCGTGATTAAGAAGCATCTGCTGCCTGAAGTCCGGTCCGCAATCAATCAGTATTTTCCTGCTTTCCTCTGTCGTAATCATTACGGAGGACCGGAAACGTGTGTCTTTGGGATTTTCGGAGGTACATACCTCGCAGGTACAGCCTATAACGGGTACACCCTGGGAAGTCCCGGTTCCTAAAAATTTCAACTTCATTTTCTTTTGAGGTTGGTTTAATTTTGGTAAATTTACGAAAAATTTTACGTCCTAATGTATCAGAAACTAACTCCTAAACAAAAAGCATTAACAATTAATCTAGATCCTACTATTTATGGTACTTTCGCAGAAATTGGAGCAGGGCAGGAGACTGTTCGTCACTTTTTTAGAGCAGGGGGAGCTTCCGGTACAATTGCTAAGGCGATGTCTGCTTACGACAAAGATTTTAGTGATGCCATTTATGGAAAAGAGGTCAAAAACAGGTATGTTACCCAAAACAGGCTTCGGAAAATGCTCCGGTATGAGGTAGCATTGATCGAAGAAAGGATTTCAAGGGAAAATAATCCGAACAGAAAATTTTTCTCTTACGCGAATACGGTAACAACCATTAATTTCGACAAAACACTCAAAGGCCACGGCTGGGTGGGAATCCGCTTCCAGACCAAAGAAAATGAAGATTACAATGAGGTGGTGATCCACGTGAAATTCAAAGAAAATGACGCCACTTTACAGCAGGAAACTTTAGGAAATCTTGGAGTAAACCTGATCTTCGGAGCCTTCCACTACTACGACAATCCCAGAACTTTAATCGAATCTTTATACGACGATATTGCAAAAGACGGTCTTGAAATTGACATGATCGATTTCAGCGGGCCAGCTTTTGACTATGTCGACAACAGGTTAATGTCACTGCAGCTGGTAAAGCATGGAATGACCGATGCGGTAATTTTCAACTCCCAGGGCAGCAATATGCTTCCTGCAGACGTTTTGTACAAGAAAAATATTTTTGCGGTAAGAGGAAGTTTCAGGCCTGTAACGAAGGTGAATATCGACATGCTTAAAAACGGCCTCGAGATGTTCCAGAAAGACGCTACCTGTACACATGAGGAAACAGAAGTTCTGATCGAGATCACCATTTCCAATCTTAGGGCAGACGGAGATATCGATGAAAGGGATTTTATGGACCGGGTAGATATTCTTGGAAAACTGGGTTATACCGTTATTATTTCCAACTTCTCTGAATACTACAGGCTGATTGATTATTTTGCATCCTATACAACCGGAGATATCGGGGTAGCGATGGGCGTGAATAATCTTCTGATGGTTTTTGATGAAAAGTACTACAAAGATCTTTCGGGAGGAATTCTGGAAGCATTCGGGAAGTTTTTCAGAAACGGAATGAGGGTATACCTTTATCCATACAAAGATCCTGAAACCCACGAATTACTGGATTCTGAAAATCTTAAAGTAGAAGAAAATTTAAAAGAGCTTTATAAATATTTCAAGCATAACAACCGTATTGTGGATATTACCAACCATAATCCGGAGTTTTTGGAAATTTATTCCAGAGAAATCCTGAGAAAAATTGCATGTTGCATCAAAGGCTGGGAAAACCAGGTTCCTGAAGGCGTGGCAGAAATGATAAAAGAACGTGGAATGTTTGGGTATAAAGACGAGCTTTCCCTCAAACAATTCTCTTAAAAATTAAAATACAATGTCAGAATTAAAGAAAAGACTTTCTTCCATTCTTGAAAGTCCGAAACATAATACAGAAGAGAAACTTGAAAAGGTGTGCCACCTGCTTGATCAGGAAATTTCCTATTTCAACTGGACCGGATTTTACTTTAAAAACGGTGATAAGGATGAATTGAAATTGGGTCCTTATGTGGGAGCGCCTACTGATCATACCATTATTCCTTACGGGAAAGGGATCTGCGGACAGGTTGCGGTCTCCAACGAAACCTTTGTGGTGCCTGATGTTCATGAGGAAAGCAATTATTTAAGCTGTTCCATTGATACGAAAGCGGAAATTGTGGTTCCTATCTTCAAAGACGGCAAAAATATCGGCCAGATTGATATTGATTCCCACACCATTGATCCGTTTACAGATGCAGACCGTGAACTTCTGGAGTGGCTTTGTAAAGAAGTTTCCAAAATTTTATAATTGAACTTTCAATTTGAAATATAAATGTGAGCTCTGATGTAAAATCGGGGCTTTTTTGTATTTAAACTGGTGGCTGTTTTTTCAAGAAATATTTATTAAGAGAGCAGGAGAGAGCCTTTTCCAATGATTTTTGGACATCATGAAAATTTTGATTTTCAAAAAAGCTTAAGTGAACTTCTAATACAGTATAAATTTAAACTAAAAAACTAAAGTGTTTAAAAACTTTTGTGGTTAATTTTTATCCCACAGATGACACAGATTTTCACAGATGATCGCGCAAATTCTTCCAATATAAAAATCTTTGATTTTTCTGAGACTTATGTGAACTTCTTATGTACTTCATTTTTTAAACTTCAAAAAACTAAAGTGTTTTTAAATCTTTTGCTCCTTTTGTGGTTAAAAAATCACCGCTGCATCTCATGAATTTCAGCCAGTAATCCCTTAAAATATGCTTCACACTTTGCGATATGGGTTCCATACCATGAAAACGCCTCTCCATCTACAATCATAATCTTTTTATCAGGATAGAATGCCCGCATTTCCTCAATATGTTTTTCTTTAAAAGGAAAAGGTTCGGAAGAAAGCATAATCACCTCTGCATCCGCCAGATCTTCCATTTGAACTTCGGGATAACGGGTTTGATGTTTGAAAATATTTTCGAAACCGATCTCTGATAATATGTGGTGAATAAAAGTATCGGAGCCAATGGTCATGTATGGGTTTTTCCAGATGAGGTAAGCTGCTTTTACAGGAGCATCAAGTTTCGTCTGCTCCAGGACTTCATAGATTTTAAGATTGAACAGCTGTGCTTTTTCCTCTTTATTAAAAATATTTCCCAGAGTTTTAAGAAGGTAATAATTATCTTCAACGGTTTCCACATGGGTGACGGTTACTTTGAAGTCATCCATTAAAGCTTCCACCTGTTCTTTGATATTTTCTTCCTTATTGGCCAGGATCAGATCCGGCTGTAAAGCTTTTATCTTGTCAATATTAATATTCTTCGTACCGCCGATAATGGGAACGTTTTTGATCCGGTTAACGGGATGGATGCAGAATTTGGTGCGTCCAATAACTTCATTTTCGGTAAGGCCGAGATCAAATAATGCCTCTGTGATAGAGGGTACGAGAGAAACAACTTTCATAGTCAGGCTTTGTCTGCCTAAATTACAAAAGTTTTCCTGTCAGGAAAAATCCGGCAACGGAAAAATAGATAATAAGTCCGGTAACATCCACCAGCGTGGCTACAAACGGGGCAGAAGAGGTAGCAGGGTCGAGGTTTAGTTTTTTCAGGATAAAAGGGACCATGGAACCGGAAAGCGTTCCCCAAAGTACGATCAGGACCAGAGAAACCCCTACGCTCAGCCCTACATAAGGCCAGTACATGCCGTAATTGAAGAATCCTGCCTCATGCCAGACCATAATTCTTAAAAAGCCGATGATGCCGAGAATTCCCCCGAGGGCAAGACCGGTAAAAATCTCTTTTTTCATGACATACCACCAGTCTTTCAATCCAATTTCCTGGAGCGCCATGGCCCGGATAATCAGGGTAGCAGCCTGGGAGCCTGAATTTCCTCCACTGGAAATAATAAGCGGAACAAACAGGGCAAGAACTACAGCCTTCTGAATTTCATCCTCAAAATAGCCCATCGCTGAAGCGGTCAGCATTTCTGAGAAGAAAAGAATAATCAGCCACATTCCTCTCTTTTTGATCATTTCCATTAAAGAAGTCTGTGTATACGGATCATCCAGGGCTTCAAGACCCCCGAATTTCTGAATATCTTCCGTATTCTGCTGCTCGATCTGGTCAAGGATGTCATCAATCGTTACAATGCCTACCAAAACACCGGCTTCCGTAATGATAGGAAGAGCCGTCCGGTCATATTTCTCAAAATAGGTGACCGCATCTTCCTTGGTGGTTGTGGTAGTAATGGCAACGAAATGGTTATCCGTAATATCCGAGATCAAAGTATCCTCTTCAGCCAAAAGAAGGCTTCCTAAAGCAATATCATCAATCAGGCGGTTTCTTTCATCCACCACATACAGGTGGTTCATGGTTTCCACCCTTTTACCCACCTTTTTAATCTGCTGAAGACATCTTTTTACCGTCCATTCCTTACGGATCTGGATATAATAAGGAGTCATCAGACGGGCAATGGAATCTGAGTCGTAGCCCAGAAGCTTCAGGGCAATCCTTCTTTCCTGGGGATTAAGATGATTGATGGAATATTTGATCAGCTCATCCGGAAAGTCCTCAAAAAGAGCGGTTCTGTCATCCGGTGTCATCCCGTTCAGGATCTCCGAAACTTCTTCGCTTCCAATGCTTCTGATGGTATCTTCCTGGAAGTCAGGATCAAGATGGGAGAAAACTTCCGCTTTGTATTCTTTCGGAACCTTTAAAAATGCCAGAAGCCTCTCGTCAGCATGAAGGTTGCTAAGAGTTTCGGCAATATCGGCAGGATTAAAGATAAGTTCGTCTCTGGAATTCAAAACGTGAAATTTTTAGGATATGCAAAAATAATTCAAAAATTTAAGACTGTAAAGGAAAGCGGGAAAATTAAGGATTAATTAAAGTTTAAAACCAGGCTGAAGAACTTTTTTGCAAACAAAAAAACACCTGCAGAAGCAGATGTTTAAAAAAATTAAATTTTATAAATACCTTATTCAAGGATAGGTCCGCATAACGGATAAGGAGAAGGTAAGCACATTCCCCCGTCACAGCATTCCCCGAATCCGCACTGGGAGTGGGTCTGGCATTTCTGGCGCATTCCGTTCCCTTTGATTTCCTGCTGCTTTTTTCTGGTAAGCTTTTTTAGATTTTTCATGGATATATTCTGTTATAAAATGAAAAACTGATTTATTCTTCAATACAGTCATATTCCATACACACTCCCCAGCAGCAAAAACCAATAAAACATGGCCTTGTTGCGCTGCATCTTTCAATGGCTCCACCATTGATTTTCCTTTGTTGTTCTCTGTTGAGTTTTTTTAAATTTTTCATGTTAAATAATTTTTGATTTGATAAAGGATAAGGTTAAAATTCAATACAGGCGTGCGGACTGCATATTCCGTCACAACACCAGCCTACAGTACACGGTCTTGTTACACTGCATCTTGCCATAGCTCCACCATTGATCTGTCTTTGCTGTTCTCTGCTGAGTTTCTTTAAATTTTGCATATTAAGTAAATTTTGATTCAGATAAAAAGATAAGAATCTTATATCTCAATGCAGGCATGTGGGCTACATACTCCGTTACAACACCAACCAACCGTACAAGGTCTGGTTTCTCCACATCTGGCGATGGCTCCGCCGTTGATTTGTTTTTGCTGTTCTCTGTTCAGCTTTTTTAAATTTTTCATATTGTAAAAGTTTAATTTGTTAGACTAAAATAATAAAAAATATTTAATTATTCACTGTTTGATGAAAATATTTATCTAATAATCAGTGTGTTTTGACGCTTTTTTGAAATGTGATCAAATATTTTTATCAGGTTTTCTATGAATTCTGTATGGTTTCGGATCACAGTAATGTGAATTGTGAATTGTCAATAGTGAATTTTGCTGTCAGTCGGAAATTGAGCATTGACTTGTGGAGCAAAATTGACCATTCAAATGAATAGGAGGATTTGTGAATTGTGAATGGTCAATAGTGAATTTACTATCGGTCAAAAATTGACCATTGACTTGTG containing:
- a CDS encoding response regulator transcription factor, yielding MQKKILIADDHYVVRMGASLLLHSAYEDLEIDFTENYENVKEKITETRYDLLMLDIDMPGTIYLHMIKELKSIDPELKIMMFSACDEKTALRYIHEGADGYLNKQLSENVVEAVTMIFRQGFYYSQELAHLLIHNRKEIKPLENLSKRELEIFELLALGNGNLEISNELDLKMSTISTFKKRIYEKLKVQNLAELIKLYEKYSLGRN
- a CDS encoding ABC transporter substrate-binding protein gives rise to the protein MKVVSLVPSITEALFDLGLTENEVIGRTKFCIHPVNRIKNVPIIGGTKNINIDKIKALQPDLILANKEENIKEQVEALMDDFKVTVTHVETVEDNYYLLKTLGNIFNKEEKAQLFNLKIYEVLEQTKLDAPVKAAYLIWKNPYMTIGSDTFIHHILSEIGFENIFKHQTRYPEVQMEDLADAEVIMLSSEPFPFKEKHIEEMRAFYPDKKIMIVDGEAFSWYGTHIAKCEAYFKGLLAEIHEMQR
- the mgtE gene encoding magnesium transporter, whose product is MNSRDELIFNPADIAETLSNLHADERLLAFLKVPKEYKAEVFSHLDPDFQEDTIRSIGSEEVSEILNGMTPDDRTALFEDFPDELIKYSINHLNPQERRIALKLLGYDSDSIARLMTPYYIQIRKEWTVKRCLQQIKKVGKRVETMNHLYVVDERNRLIDDIALGSLLLAEEDTLISDITDNHFVAITTTTTKEDAVTYFEKYDRTALPIITEAGVLVGIVTIDDILDQIEQQNTEDIQKFGGLEALDDPYTQTSLMEMIKKRGMWLIILFFSEMLTASAMGYFEDEIQKAVVLALFVPLIISSGGNSGSQAATLIIRAMALQEIGLKDWWYVMKKEIFTGLALGGILGIIGFLRIMVWHEAGFFNYGMYWPYVGLSVGVSLVLIVLWGTLSGSMVPFILKKLNLDPATSSAPFVATLVDVTGLIIYFSVAGFFLTGKLL
- a CDS encoding sensor histidine kinase: MRKFLLLLSLLLIFTVFGQQYSSIWYNTDNGMPQNSIKDIVKDKYGFIWICTDGGILRYDGQAFINYNNLKLTNFSFANFLGNVQSDHILLPNSGQFQYLIIRDRKITVTDRKSPLLKDVAERIVFNNQEYISFIKNNSANTVESGFIKFQKGTYFFDSKSIIYRKNSGEEKKIPIKFKQEDQKNFFRFGDLLFLRDVKNKRILKFSEENISVFHDDNPLYRDTSSKIFWQDMNQQNFIINKGKIYFSELDNGNLKTTPILELKNNDIDISMIYSLLYDKENNTMYVGTLNKGLNIIKIPSFSTPKADHRLENRVQYSVLPFGKDKIINFQGRVYDKNSLIKDYHFNTVDEWCLVYDESNNILYPKNGKIYRRLLKYNYEKYDSVDIGKNNKATAIFKEKDFYLLKARDATQFYLKIYSNGSLQNLLGDFTFKSEVSTVIPVNRDEFLVGCDNKMHVISLSEKTIKKINIPNLSLKSTIITKDGNIWILTRGKGLYLFKNNKFIQMPFDEGGYLSYPNNLVKDSRGYLWISSNNGLFKIPENTLLEYAKNNKTKVIYYRYTKEDGFNINEFNGAVNSFTKMDNGDFVVPSMDGYVFFDPLKVPSYYPKAENIYIERARSKGDLVYFKDILNLENGFNLASVYIDIPYYSNNDNLYIETSLQQGDQPEKWQKLKGKEFTLNNLSPGNYTLKIRILISPEGKFAYKKISIHVPALFYQTIWFRVLISVLFLGLILFIILLRTRILTVKNNQLKKIVHQKNDELKTTQHQLKNETEYQKNLIETINHDITTPIKYLSAMSQKLSETDNPKLQKQYFDTIYKSSEELYKFTLNLKNYTELFNNESVKYQKNIYSAFDILETKRKLFEEIAFQKGTTIINNSSKNIKLHFNESILAAIIHNLLDNAVKNTSGGNIILDAREEHNCIIFNISDSGQGMSDTLLDYYNNLMNDIEKKPSSFKNHGLGLHLVIQLLKKSEGKIMFTHQIPAGTQVEIIIQNQR
- a CDS encoding bacteriocin-like protein; protein product: MQNLKKLSREQQRQINGGAMARCSVTRPCTVGWCCDGICSPHACIEF
- a CDS encoding GAF domain-containing protein, encoding MSELKKRLSSILESPKHNTEEKLEKVCHLLDQEISYFNWTGFYFKNGDKDELKLGPYVGAPTDHTIIPYGKGICGQVAVSNETFVVPDVHEESNYLSCSIDTKAEIVVPIFKDGKNIGQIDIDSHTIDPFTDADRELLEWLCKEVSKIL
- a CDS encoding MBL fold metallo-hydrolase; translated protein: MKLKFLGTGTSQGVPVIGCTCEVCTSENPKDTRFRSSVMITTEESRKILIDCGPDFRQQMLLNHENNVDIALLTHEHNDHVIGLDDMRPLIFKSGKDMPIYCYERVGHEIKKRFPYAFTDVRYPGAPAFELHEIENKPFHVLDTEIIPIEVIHYKITVFGYKFKNLAYITDANFISDTEKEKLKNLDVLILNCIRKFDPHPAHFVLADVIALFKELQPKKLFLTHISHHLGLHDIEDKELPEGMHLAYDGLEIEF
- a CDS encoding bacteriocin-like protein, with the translated sequence MKNLKKLNREQQRKINGGAIERCSATRPCFIGFCCWGVCMEYDCIEE
- a CDS encoding TonB-dependent receptor, with the protein product MYQKLTPKQKALTINLDPTIYGTFAEIGAGQETVRHFFRAGGASGTIAKAMSAYDKDFSDAIYGKEVKNRYVTQNRLRKMLRYEVALIEERISRENNPNRKFFSYANTVTTINFDKTLKGHGWVGIRFQTKENEDYNEVVIHVKFKENDATLQQETLGNLGVNLIFGAFHYYDNPRTLIESLYDDIAKDGLEIDMIDFSGPAFDYVDNRLMSLQLVKHGMTDAVIFNSQGSNMLPADVLYKKNIFAVRGSFRPVTKVNIDMLKNGLEMFQKDATCTHEETEVLIEITISNLRADGDIDERDFMDRVDILGKLGYTVIISNFSEYYRLIDYFASYTTGDIGVAMGVNNLLMVFDEKYYKDLSGGILEAFGKFFRNGMRVYLYPYKDPETHELLDSENLKVEENLKELYKYFKHNNRIVDITNHNPEFLEIYSREILRKIACCIKGWENQVPEGVAEMIKERGMFGYKDELSLKQFS